One segment of Carya illinoinensis cultivar Pawnee chromosome 1, C.illinoinensisPawnee_v1, whole genome shotgun sequence DNA contains the following:
- the LOC122278875 gene encoding uncharacterized protein LOC122278875 produces the protein MASSDTPEVVKRDVKDKERKEDEKDEEKGGFIEKVKDFIQDIGEKIEGAIGFGKPTADVTEIHIPHINLEMAEIVADVLVKNPNPVPIPLIDINYLIESDGRKLVSGLIPDAGTIPAHGEETVKIPLKLVYDDIKNTYDDIKPGSIVPYRIKVDLIVDVPVFGRLTIPLEKTGEIPIPYQPDIDVEKIKFERFSLEETVAVLHLKLGNKNDFDLGLTSLDYEVWLSDESIGGAELAKSTKIDKNGIGYIDLPITFRPKDFGSALWDMMRGKGTGYSMKGHINVDTPFGAMNLPISKEGGTTSLKKNKEDGGDDDDEEE, from the exons ATGGCTTCATCTGATACACCTGAAGTAGTTAAAAGGGATGTTAAGGACAAAGAGCGCAAGGAAGATGAGAAAGATGAAGAGAAAGGGGGATTTATTGAGAAGGTGAAGGATTTCATTCAAGACATTGGCGAGAAGATTGAGGGAGCTATAGGATTTGGAAAGCCAACTGCGGATGTTACTGAGATTCACATCCCTCATATCAATCTTGAAATGGCAGAGATTGTTGCTGATGTTCTTGTAAAGAACCCAAATCCCGTCCCCATCCCTCTGATTGACATAAACTACTTGATTGAGAGTGATGGAAGGAAACTAGTTTCAGGGTTGATCCCAGATGCCGGGACGATCCCTGCACATGGCGAGGAGACTGTCAAAATACCACTTAAACTAGTTTACGATGATATAAAAAACACATATGATGATATCAAGCCTGGAAGCATAGTTCCATATAGGATTAAGGTTGACCTCATTGTGGACGTGCCTGTTTTTGGTAGACTGACTATACCACTTGAGAAAACTGGAGAGATCCCCATACCTTACCAGCCTGATATTGATgttgagaaaattaaatttgagagGTTCTCTTTAGAAGAAACTGTTGCAGTTCTTCATTTGAAATTGGGAAATAAGAACGACTTTGACTTGGGACTAACTTCACTAGACTATGAGGTTTGGCTTTCCGATGAGAGCATTGGAGGTGCAGAACTCGCAAAGTCCACAAAAATTGATAAGAATGGAATAGGTTACATTGATCTTCCCATCACCTTCAGGCCTAAGGACTTTGGCTCTGCACTTTGGGACATGATGAGAGGAAAAGGCACTGGTTACTCCATGAAAGGACATATTAATGTAGATACACCCTTTGGAGCAATGAATTTGCCCATCAGCAAGGAGGGAGGTACTACCAGTCTCAAGAAGAACAAAGAAGATGGTGGGGATGATGATGACGAGGAG GAATAG
- the LOC122278886 gene encoding ankyrin repeat protein SKIP35-like gives MEAEISVVGCQEKNSEDPVFMDMETEENGIDSPRNGSEQGEGSDVVLSREGPLVRKELILSSACCCNVKKLKSRIIATDSEVGKKEKFGHEKKLSRQDRIELGRLFQGAVSSHDWELAESLILLADPQTLNDALCITLDSIWFLSTQQELHGITGLIKKIIANGAYDFTRAALRTSFLASCVSACQSRTMSLADTVAVMAQRLHERLQECNGDEVLKAEASAKVQKFTEWALKCIGFHSRCQGNKDRVSHGSVVEIQLQLSAFKTFLDLAGNQLTGKDFTEAFDAACFPLTLFSSSFDPGWATGISATAIQGLLGMLVEGGADNVNQCFLEASRFGSTELVRILLQIAQRNSLDVDVDLALGFASHYCKIGTMECLVEEGNAIAFLGPLMRAAERGCMQVVEWFVKRGCRDMELCLALTAATSSSQVGVAAYLLPRVPQNVLATLSIEILKAAGERSGGSLDGVGFLLCSDFLGDPAATYAVADSIARSDDEAVAPELRSFLREYWSEAAFLDGQRQGQEHYMNLVRILKWGGSPICLRDLPGPLKVAIAYLPLYRECLKAGGCLMSQRLRGELVEAVRRLGGGVFQEVNQGRELLAVLEHHLPPFLVRTSWLT, from the exons ATGGAAGCGGAGATATCTGTTGTGGGGTGTCaggaaaaaaatagtgaagACCCCGTGTTTATGGATATGGAAACTGAGGAAAATGGAATTGATAGTCCAAGGAATGGCTCAGAGCAAGGTGAGGGAAGTGATGTGGTACTCTCTAGAGAAGGACCTCTTGTGAGGAAAGAGTTGATATTATCCAGTGCTTGTTGTTGCAATGTCAAGAAGCTCAAATCCAGGATTATTGCAACAGATTCCGAGgttggaaagaaagaaaaatttgggCATGAGAAGAAGCTCAGTAGACAAGACAGGATCGAGTTGGGTCGGTTGTTTCAAGGTGCCGTGAGTTCTCACGATTGGGAGCTTGCAGAGAGTTTGATTTTGTTGGCAGATCCACAGACCCTTAATGATGCTTTGTGCATAACATTGGACTCCATCTGGTTCCTGAGCACACAGCAAGAGCTTCATGGGATTACAGGATTGATTAAGAAGATCATTGCCAATGGTGCTTATGACTTTACCAGAGCTGCTTTGAGGACTTCATTTCTAGCTTCGTGCGTCTCCGCATGCCAGAGCCGAACAATGAGTCTTGCTGATACAGTTGCTGTAATGGCTCAGAG GTTGCATGAACGCCTTCAGGAGTGTAATGGGGATGAGGTCTTGAAGGCGGAAGCTAGTGCTAAGGTTCAAAAGTTTACTGAATGGGCTCTAAAATGTATAGGCTTCCATTCTCGTTGCCAGGGCAATAAGGATAGGGTGAGTCACGGCTCAGTTGTTGAGATCCAACTCCAGTTATCTGCTTTCAAGACATTTTTAGATCTTGCTGGCAACCAACTTACTGGAAAGGACTTTACGGAGGCCTTTGATGCGGCCTGCTTCCCTCTCACTCTTTTCTCTAGCTCGTTTGATCCTGGGTGGGCAACTGGGATATCAGCAACTGCAATCCAAGGATTGTTGGGTATGTTGGTAGAGGGTGGTGCTGACAATGTCAATCAGTGTTTCCTTGAAGCCTCACGTTTTGGGAGTACAGAACTTGTGCGCATCTTATTGCAG atTGCCCAAAGAAACAGCTTGGATgttgatgtcgaccttgctttgGGCTTTGCTTCCCACTACTGCAAGATCGGCACTATGGAATGTCTGGTGGAAGAGGGTAATGCCATTGCTTTTTTGGGCCCTTTGATGAGAGCTGCTGAGAGAGGTTGTATGCAGGTTGTGGAGTGGTTTGTGAAAAGGGGTTGCCGAGACATGGAGCTTTGCCTTGCCCTCACAGCTGCCACTTCAAGCAGTCAAGTAGGTGTCGCTGCCTATCTTCTTCCACGTGTTCCTCAGAATGTCCTTGCAACACTCAGCATTGAGATTCTCAAGGCTGCTGGTGAACGGAGTGGTGGTTCTCTTGATGGTGTAGGATTTCTTCTCTGTTCAGACTTCTTGGGTGATCCAGCAGCTACTTATGCTGTTGCGGACAGTATTGCTAGGTCTGATGATGAGGCTGTAGCCCCTGAGCTAAGGTCTTTTCTTCGAGAGTATTGGTCAGAGGCAGCTTTCTTGGATGGACAAAGGCAAGGACAAGAACATTACATGAACCTTGTGAGGATTTTGAAGTGGGGTGGATCTCCTATTTGCTTGAGAGATCTTCCCGGTCCTCTGAAGGTGGCAATTGCTTACCTGCCGCTGTATAGGGAATGTTTGAAGGCAGGTGGTTGTTTGATGTCCCAAAGGCTAAGAGGTGAGCTTGTTGAAGCAGTGAGAAGGCTTGGAGGAGGGGTCTTTCAAGAGGTGAATCAGGGCAGAGAACTCCTAGCTGTTTTGGAGCATCATCTTCCTCCATTTTTGGTTCGTACGTCCTGGCTTACCTAG